From one Colletotrichum destructivum chromosome 3, complete sequence genomic stretch:
- a CDS encoding Putative esterase FrsA, alpha/Beta hydrolase: protein MHKLFPSSSFFDFETVRILGTTVYGGAETAEVLEAVGEIKANDPISWEKAWAKQAARAEVLAKEACAHGDKDAARRAYLRAANYTRASGYMYVSSPPANGDTAMIQHPCALSVSERMGSLFHKAIDLMDCPVQLLSIPYEGHRLPGYLYLPPESCRIPGRKIPILVNFGGADSCQEELFFMYPSSGYRQGYAVLTFDGPGQGVMLRRHGLVMRPNWEIVSERVIDHLVDFSAKNPNLELDVDSIAVAGASMGGYYALRAAADPRVKACVSIVSSIQASELHDPYANKVLSSNQDPFFDMWDFGTAHVSRLFLSAWMNGWMSRDVIDTLMNTLKTFSFQLKWEISVAGTFFGLSSPSDILLHMKKFSLAGSQQKDGVDYLTRVVCPVLVSGSGNSLYLDVDEHTKRCYDGLVNVPLENKEMWVPASPGQGSLQAKMGAVALCGQRSLQFLDRALGIDRPPVLL, encoded by the coding sequence ATGCACAAACTCTTCCCAAGTAGCTCGTTTTTCGACTTCGAGACGGTTCGGATTCTCGGCACTACCGTCTATGGCGGTGCGGAAACGGCCGAAGTTCTTGAGGCAGTGGGCGAAATAAAAGCCAACGATCCTATATCGTGGGAAAAGGCGTGGGCTAAACAGGCGGCGCGAGCTGAGGTTTTAGCCAAAGAGGCCTGCGCGCACGGCGACAAAGATGCCGCCAGAAGGGCATACCTGCGAGCTGCCAACTACACCCGTGCCAGTGGCTACATGTACGTTTCTTCCCCGCCCGCCAATGGCGACACGGCCATGATACAGCATCCGTGTGCACTGTCTGTGTCGGAGCGGATGGGCAGTCTCTTTCACAAGGCCATTGATCTTATGGACTGCCCGGTACAATTGCTTTCTATCCCCTACGAGGGCCATCGACTGCCAGGATACCTCTATCTGCCGCCTGAGAGCTGCCGTATCCCTGGCCGAAAGATCCCCATTTTGGTGAACTTTGGAGGAGCGGATTCCTGCCAGGAAGAGCTGTTTTTCATGTACCCCTCCTCTGGCTACCGGCAAGGATATGCCGTTCTGACGTTTGATGGGCCTGGCCAGGGTGTTATGCTTCGTCGCCACGGCCTCGTCATGCGACCAAATTGGGAGATCGTTTCGGAGCGCGTTATCGACCATCTCGTCGACTTCTCTGCCAAGAACCCCAACCTTGAACTCGATGTCGACAGCATTGCTGTCGCTGGTGCATCTATGGGAGGCTACTATGCACTtcgcgctgctgctgatcCCAGGGTCAAAGCTTGCGTCTCAATCGTAAGTTCCATTCAAGCATCAGAACTTCATGATCCCTATGCTAACAAAGTTCTTTCTTCTAATCAGGACCCATTCTTCGACATGTGGGACTTTGGCACCGCCCACGTATCTCGCTTGTTCCTGTCAGCCTGGATGAATGGGTGGATGAGTCGGGACGTCATAGACACGCTGATGAATACTCTGAAGACATTCTCATTTCAGCTCAAGTGGGAGATCTCTGTCGCTGGAACCTTTTTTGGgctctcgtcgccctcaGATATCCTGCTTCATATGAAGAAGTTTTCGCTGGCTGGTTCACAACAGAAGGATGGTGTCGACTATCTCACACGTGTGGTCTGTCCTGTTCTCGTATCTGGTAGCGGTAACTCGCTGTACTTGGACGTGGACGAGCACACCAAGCGATGCTATGATGGCCTGGTCAATGTTCCTCTAGAGAACAAGGAAATGTGGGTGCCGGCCAGTCCGGGACAGGGGAGTCTCCAGGCAAAGATGGGAGCCGTAGCCTTGTGTGGTCAAAGAAGTTTACAATTTCTTGATCGTGCGCTTGGTATAGATAGGCCGCCTGTGCTCTTGTAG
- a CDS encoding Putative cytochrome P450 produces MANVSDSYSPAGSEPHTYWASTLASVVFVASLFFLHSWFKPNPLANVPIVGKGSRWARRKHFMQGNATQMFLDAYRNHKDSISLITTAKTRDSILVPPKYLPELSKAPDDVISAQKAVEEFIQSKYTTVGFELPVFVQVSRANLTPALNDLNPAVAETIAKTLQRELAPTSSWSEVAINAKLLRIIAIASGHVFVGPKLCDNDAYLSTSIDFTQHLMKAVYGIAMIPTFLRPLIAPWLPMTRALHKRLAEADAVFQPIVTARQQAAKESSLKHNDMLQWMLDSQTRVGELSTRDLALAQIGASFAAIHTTTMTATNAVYWLAAKPELAPMLLEEVEQVLEESNGQFTTAALQNMKKMDSFLREVMRVTPLSASAYVRKVLKPFELSNGQVIPEGMFVEVPSVGINQDPEIFPNPDVFDALRFYKLRRDDNPAQLNQLQAAYVGPTHLSFSFGKHACPGRAFAVNEIKTVMAHLLRTYDIKLPDGVNERYPSLVFGDQNVPDPTKTVLMKQRDMEVLV; encoded by the exons ATGGCCAACGTATCTGACTCTTACTCGCCTGCTGGCTCTGAGCCACACACCTACTGGGCTTCTACCCTAGCAAGTGTTGTTTTCGTCGCGTCCCTATTCTTCTTGCACAGCTGGTTCAAGCCGAATCCACTTGCCAATGTCCCCATCGTGGGGAAGGGTTCGCGATGGGCCCGCAGAAAGCATTTCATGCAGGGCAACGCGACTCAGATGTTCCTTGATGCTTATCGTAAC CACAAGGACAGCATCTCTCTGATCACAACTGCCAAGA CTAGAGATTCAATCCTGGTTCCTCCCAAGTATCTGCCGGAGCTGAGTAAAGCGCCTGACGATGTCATCAGCGCCCAAAAAGCCGTTGAAGAG TTCATCCAATCCAAATACACGACTGTTGGCTTCGAACTACCCGTTTTCGTACAAGTATCCAGAGCCAACTTGACCCCCGCGCTAA ACGATCTGAACCCCGCCGTTGCCGAGACAATCGCCAAGACGTTGCAACGCGAACTGGCGCCAACATCCAGTTGGAGCGAGGTTGCTATCAACGCGAAACTCCTGCGCATTATCGCAATTGCCTCTGGGCACGTTTTCGTTGGCCCCAAGCTGTGCGATAATGATGCGTACCTTAGCACGTCAATCGACTTTACCCAACACCTCATGAAAGCCGTGTATGGCATTGCCATGATACCAACCTTTTTGCGGCCTCTCATTGCCCCCTGGCTCCCCATGACGAGGGCGCTACACAAGCGATTGGCTGAGGCCGATGCGGTCTTCCAACCAATAGTAACTGCCAGACAGCAGGCGGCGAAAGAGAGCTCACTGAAGCACAATGACATGCTCCAGTGGATGCTTGATTCGCAGACCCGAGTGGGGGAGCTAAGCACCCGAGATCTGGCGCTGGCGCAGATTGGCGCTAGTTTTGCAGCCATTCATACTACGACGATGACAGCTACTAATGCAGTGTACTGGTTGGCGGCAAAGCCCGAACTAGCCCCCATGCTTCTGGAAGAGGTTGAACAGGTTTTAGAGGAATCCAATGGCCAATTCACAACTGCAGCACTCCAGAacatgaagaagatggatAGCTTTCTTAGGGAGGTTATGAGAGTTACTCCCTTGAGTGCGA GTGCCTACGTCCGCAAGGTCTTGAAGCCGTTCGAACTCTCCAACGGCCAGGTGATTCCGGAGGGCATGTTCGTGGAGGTCCCGAGCGTTGGCATCAACCAAGACCCGGAGATCTTCCCGAATCCCGACGTATTTGATGCTCTGCGCTTCTACAAGCTCCGCAGAGATGACAACCCAGCCCAACTGAACCAGCTTCAGGCTGCTTACGTTGGACCCACGCACCTCAGCTTCAGCTTTGGCAAGCACGCTTGCCCGGGGCGGGCTttcgccgtcaacgagatCAAGACGGTGATGGCACATCTTCTCCGCACCTACGACATCAAGTTGCCTGACGGTGTAAACGAGAGATATCCCAGCCTTGTGTTTGGTGATCAG AATGTCCCTGACCCTACGAAGACTGTTTTGATGAAGCAACGAGACATGGAAGTCCTTGTTTAG
- a CDS encoding Putative major facilitator superfamily, MFS transporter superfamily, with protein sequence MSPPEDGTKLGDRSPNRIDSNPDGPVTPSDKTQADANVDPTPDENAPKSGGRGWAFWAIFASLSVTALLSSMEGGIMSTALPAISRAVDAERDYIWVVNVYFLTSAAVQPLYGQLADIWGRRWPMLASVVIFAAGSAVCGAANNAATLIGGRAVQGLGAAGINTLVEIILCDLLPLRERGQFMGLLFLFIVIGSVLGPFLGGIIVQRTSWRWVFFLNLPICGVCLALLFFSLNLKHRSDEDSTLLEKLKKIDVVGLLLLCASVTSLLYGLTYGGGSKYAWSHPVIIITLVLGVIGHALFIGFEASPWCSYPALPISLFQNRTSVAAYVAEAVQILVSYGALYFLPLYFQSTLLVYPERSGILLLPFSILFCISAAVGGALVTNMGKFRLVHIGSFALMTIMMGVFTLLNRNTHLAVIAITGIITGISVGLPNASILTAVQAALPDSLNAASTSAFAFIRSISTVFAITIPAAIFNSRFDELLSSSTLDSNARASLGLGQAYQQASRDFARSFPDAVQNEIIGLYEVSLQRVWQVLIAIAGLGVIASLIEKDLECRTEQTTEEFGLKEEKPGQISSNSEV encoded by the exons ATGTCTCCACCCGAAGATGGCACCAAGCTGGGAGATCGATCTCCAAATCGAATCGACTCGAATCCTGATGGTCCTGTGACGCCCAGCGACAAGACACAGGCAGACGCAAACGTCGATCCGACGCCCGACGAAAACGCCCCCAAATCCGGTGGTCGTGGATGGGCCTTTTGGGCCATCTTCGCCAGCTTGTCCGTCACAGCCCTCCTAAGTTCCATGGAAGGCGGTATTATGTCTACAGCTCTTCCTGCGATTTCGCGTGCTGTAGATGCTGAAAGGGATTACATCTGGGTTGTAAACGTATACTTTCTTACTAG TGCGGCTGTTCAACCTCTCTACGGCCAACTAGCAGACATTTGGGGCAGACGGTGGCCAATGTTGGCTTCTGTGGTCATCTTCGCTGCAGGATCGGCTGTCTGTGGTGCCGCCAACAACGCAGCGACACTCATCGGTGGACGAGCAGTACAAGGACTAGGCGCCGCTGGCATCAACACTCTCGTGGAGATCATCCTTTGCGACCTCCTGCCGCTAAGAGAGCGCGGACAATTCATGGGACTCCTCTTCCTattcatcgtcatcggctccGTGCTAGGACCCTttctcggcggcatcatcgtccAACGGACATCCTGGCGATGGGTCTTCTTTCTAAACTTGCCAATTTGCGGAGTCTGCCTagccctcctcttcttttccctgAACCTCAAGCACCGCAGCGACGAGGACTCGACACTACTGGAAAAGCTTAAAAAGATTGATGTTGTCGGTCTCCTTCTTCTGTGCGCATCTGTCACGTCACTTCTTTACGGTCTTACGTACGGCGGCGGATCAAAGTACGCGTGGTCCCATCCAGTCATCATAATTACGCTGGTTCTAGGTGTCATCGGCCACGCCTTGTTTATCGGCTTTGAGGCATCGCCTTGGTGTTCTTATCCAGCTTTGCCGATATCACTGTTCCAGAACAGAACGTCTGTAGCCGCCTACGTGGCTGAGGCTGTGCAGATCCTGGTATCATACGGCGCCCTTTACTTTCTCCCGCTCTACTTTCAGTCAACGCTTCTAGTGTATCCCGAAAGATCTGGAATTCTTCTCCTACCGTTCTCGATCTTGTTCTGCATATCTGCTGCTGTCGGTGGTGCTCTGGTCACAAACATGGGCAAATTCCGGTTGGTGCATATCGGTAGCTTTGCACTGATGACGATCATGATGGGCGTTTTCACCTTGCTCAACCGTAACACACACCTCGCTGTAATCGCAATCACGGGGATTATCACAGGAATCAGCGTCGGCCTTCCCAACGCCTCCATCTTGACCGCGGTTCAAGCCGCGTTGCCAGACTCGCTCAACGCGGCCAGCACCAGCGCATTCGCCTTCATCAGAAGTATTTCCACTGTCTTCGCCATCACAATTCCAGCTGCAATCTTCAACAGTCGATTTGACGAACTACTCTCGTCCTCCACCCTGGACAGCAATGCGAGAGCAAGCTTAGGCCTTGGCCAGGCGTATCAACAGGCGTCGCGAGATTTTGCCCGTTCCTTCCCTGACGCGGTGCAGAACGAAATCATCGGGTTGTACGAGGTTAGCCTACAGCGCGTCTGGCAAGTACTCATCGCGATCGCGGGTCTTGGTGTTATTGCGTCTTTGATAGAGAAGGACCTGGAGTGTCGCACCGAACAAACAACAGAGGAATTTGGTCTGAAAGAGGAAAAGCCGGGCCAGATATCTTCCAATAGTGAGGTATAG